In Silene latifolia isolate original U9 population chromosome X, ASM4854445v1, whole genome shotgun sequence, the following proteins share a genomic window:
- the LOC141616834 gene encoding putative aspartyl aminopeptidase isoform X1 produces the protein MARLQLLQWQPNPNLVKHHFISPSITFPNPFKSIINTRSRKLSSFAASHQFKQSCCKNESSGSIVGDLLDYLNESWTQFHATAEAKRQLLSAGFDLLDESEEWDLKPGGRYFFTRNMSSLVAFAVGEKYSPGNGFHVIAAHTDSPCLKLKPISASSKAGYQMVNVQTYGGGLWHTWFDRDLSVAGRVILRSVDGSFSHRLVKVTRPLLRVPTLAIHLDRTINQDGFKPNLETQLVPLLSTRFEDLQSESTNKDSISPSKAWHHPELLKVLSDELDCNVDDIITIELNVCDTQPSCLGGLNNEFIFSGRLDNLASSFCALRALVDSSSSPEDLSNEDTVRMVALFDNEEVGSNSIQGAGAPTIFQAIRRIISCLADDKVSEGVVERVIRQSFLVSADMAHGVHPNFMDKHEENHRPKLQKGLVIKHNANQRYATSGVTAFLFKEVAKVHNLPTQEFVVRNDMGCGSTIGPILATGVGIRTVDCGIAQLSMHSVREICGKEDIDFAYKHFKAFYETFSSIDRKLAVD, from the exons ATGGCTAGACTGCAACTCCTGCAATGGCAACCAAACCCCAACCTTGTTAAACATCACTTTATCTCTCCTTCCATCACATTTCCCAACCCCTTTAAATCCATCATCAACACTCGCTCTCGCAAACTCTCTTCTTTCGCCGCTTCTCATCAATTTAAACAG AGTTGCTGTAAGAATGAATCAAGTGGGTCCATTGTTGGGGATTTACTGGATTATCTTAACGAGTCTTGGACCCAGTTTCATGCTACTG CTGAAGCAAAGAGGCAACTGCTTTCTGCTGGCTTCGACTTGCTGGATGAGAGTGAAGAATGGGACCTAAAGCCTGGTGGTCGATACTTTTTCACAAGAAATATGTCTTCTTTGGTTGCTTTTGCTGTAGGTGAAAA GTACAGCCCAGGCAATGGATTTCATGTTATTGCAGCCCATACTGACAGCCCTTGTTTAAAACTAAAACCAATATCAGCATCGTCAAAAGCAGGCTATCAAATGGTTAATGTGCAGACCTATGGaggtggtttgtggcacacttgGTTTGACAGAGACTTAAGTGTAGCGGGAAGGGTTATACTGAGAAGTGTTGATGGTTCCTTCAGTCATCGACTTGTGAAAGTTACGAGACCTTTGTTGCGTGTACCTACATTGGCCATTCATCTCGATCG AACAATAAATCAAGATGGCTTTAAGCCTAATCTAGAAACACAACTCGTTCCACTGCTGTCCACAAGATTTGAGGACTTACAATCAGAGTCAACAAACAAAGATTCTATATCACCTTCAAAAGCCTGGCACCATCCAGAGCTTCTCAAG GTTCTGTCAGACGAGCTGGATTGCAACGTTGATGACATAATCACCATTGAGCTTAATGTTTGTGATACGCAACCTAGCTGTCTGGGTGGCTTAAATAATGAGTTTATATTTTCTGGAAGACTAGACAATCTTGCGTCTAGTTTCTGTGCACTGAGAGCGCTTGTTGACTCTTCTTCATCTCCTGAAGATTTATCCAATGAAGATACCGTACGAATGGTTGCTTTATTCGACAATGAAGAG GTGGGGTCAAACTCAATTCAGGGCGCTGGTGCACCAACCATATTCCAAGCTATAAGACGCATAATTAGCTGCTTGGCAGATGACAAAGTTAGTGAAGGAGTTGTGGAACGAGTAATTCGGCAATCATTTTTAG TTTCTGCTGACATGGCTCATGGAGTTCACCCGAATTTCATGGACAAACATGAAGAAAACCATCGGCCAAAATTGCAGAAGGGGCTCGTAATCAAACACAATGCCAATCAGCGTTATGCTACCAGTGGAGTGACGGCTTTTCTTTTTAAAGAAGTTGCAAAAGTCCACAACTTACCTACCCAG GAATTTGTGGTGAGAAACGACATGGGGTGTGGATCCACCATTGGCCCAATACTCGCTACTGGTGTGGGGATCCGAACTGTTGATTGCGGCATCGCCCAGCTTTCCATGCACAG TGTGAGGGAGATATGCGGGAAGGAAGACATAGACTTTGCCTATAAACATTTCAAAGCTTTTTACGAGACATTTTCTAGCATTGACAGAAAATTAGCTGTTGATTAA
- the LOC141616834 gene encoding putative aspartyl aminopeptidase isoform X3, with protein MQSCCKNESSGSIVGDLLDYLNESWTQFHATAEAKRQLLSAGFDLLDESEEWDLKPGGRYFFTRNMSSLVAFAVGEKYSPGNGFHVIAAHTDSPCLKLKPISASSKAGYQMVNVQTYGGGLWHTWFDRDLSVAGRVILRSVDGSFSHRLVKVTRPLLRVPTLAIHLDRTINQDGFKPNLETQLVPLLSTRFEDLQSESTNKDSISPSKAWHHPELLKVLSDELDCNVDDIITIELNVCDTQPSCLGGLNNEFIFSGRLDNLASSFCALRALVDSSSSPEDLSNEDTVRMVALFDNEEVGSNSIQGAGAPTIFQAIRRIISCLADDKVSEGVVERVIRQSFLVSADMAHGVHPNFMDKHEENHRPKLQKGLVIKHNANQRYATSGVTAFLFKEVAKVHNLPTQEFVVRNDMGCGSTIGPILATGVGIRTVDCGIAQLSMHSVREICGKEDIDFAYKHFKAFYETFSSIDRKLAVD; from the exons ATGCAGAGTTGCTGTAAGAATGAATCAAGTGGGTCCATTGTTGGGGATTTACTGGATTATCTTAACGAGTCTTGGACCCAGTTTCATGCTACTG CTGAAGCAAAGAGGCAACTGCTTTCTGCTGGCTTCGACTTGCTGGATGAGAGTGAAGAATGGGACCTAAAGCCTGGTGGTCGATACTTTTTCACAAGAAATATGTCTTCTTTGGTTGCTTTTGCTGTAGGTGAAAA GTACAGCCCAGGCAATGGATTTCATGTTATTGCAGCCCATACTGACAGCCCTTGTTTAAAACTAAAACCAATATCAGCATCGTCAAAAGCAGGCTATCAAATGGTTAATGTGCAGACCTATGGaggtggtttgtggcacacttgGTTTGACAGAGACTTAAGTGTAGCGGGAAGGGTTATACTGAGAAGTGTTGATGGTTCCTTCAGTCATCGACTTGTGAAAGTTACGAGACCTTTGTTGCGTGTACCTACATTGGCCATTCATCTCGATCG AACAATAAATCAAGATGGCTTTAAGCCTAATCTAGAAACACAACTCGTTCCACTGCTGTCCACAAGATTTGAGGACTTACAATCAGAGTCAACAAACAAAGATTCTATATCACCTTCAAAAGCCTGGCACCATCCAGAGCTTCTCAAG GTTCTGTCAGACGAGCTGGATTGCAACGTTGATGACATAATCACCATTGAGCTTAATGTTTGTGATACGCAACCTAGCTGTCTGGGTGGCTTAAATAATGAGTTTATATTTTCTGGAAGACTAGACAATCTTGCGTCTAGTTTCTGTGCACTGAGAGCGCTTGTTGACTCTTCTTCATCTCCTGAAGATTTATCCAATGAAGATACCGTACGAATGGTTGCTTTATTCGACAATGAAGAG GTGGGGTCAAACTCAATTCAGGGCGCTGGTGCACCAACCATATTCCAAGCTATAAGACGCATAATTAGCTGCTTGGCAGATGACAAAGTTAGTGAAGGAGTTGTGGAACGAGTAATTCGGCAATCATTTTTAG TTTCTGCTGACATGGCTCATGGAGTTCACCCGAATTTCATGGACAAACATGAAGAAAACCATCGGCCAAAATTGCAGAAGGGGCTCGTAATCAAACACAATGCCAATCAGCGTTATGCTACCAGTGGAGTGACGGCTTTTCTTTTTAAAGAAGTTGCAAAAGTCCACAACTTACCTACCCAG GAATTTGTGGTGAGAAACGACATGGGGTGTGGATCCACCATTGGCCCAATACTCGCTACTGGTGTGGGGATCCGAACTGTTGATTGCGGCATCGCCCAGCTTTCCATGCACAG TGTGAGGGAGATATGCGGGAAGGAAGACATAGACTTTGCCTATAAACATTTCAAAGCTTTTTACGAGACATTTTCTAGCATTGACAGAAAATTAGCTGTTGATTAA
- the LOC141616834 gene encoding putative aspartyl aminopeptidase isoform X2, translated as MARLQLLQWQPNPNLVKHHFISPSITFPNPFKSIINTRSRKLSSFAASHQFKQSCCKNESSGSIVGDLLDYLNESWTQFHATAEAKRQLLSAGFDLLDESEEWDLKPGGRYFFTRNMSSLVAFAVGEKYSPGNGFHVIAAHTDSPCLKLKPISASSKAGYQMVNVQTYGGGLWHTWFDRDLSVAGRVILRSVDGSFSHRLVKVTRPLLRVPTLAIHLDRTINQDGFKPNLETQLVPLLSTRFEDLQSESTNKDSISPSKAWHHPELLKVLSDELDCNVDDIITIELNVCDTQPSCLGGLNNEFIFSGRLDNLASSFCALRALVDSSSSPEDLSNEDTVRMVALFDNEEVGSNSIQGAGAPTIFQAIRRIISCLADDKVSEGVVERVIRQSFLVSADMAHGVHPNFMDKHEENHRPKLQKGLVIKHNANQRYATSGVTAFLFKEVAKVHNLPTQEFVVRNDMGCGSTIGPILATGVGIRTVDCGIAQLSMHSTWGKRLSGHLKQ; from the exons ATGGCTAGACTGCAACTCCTGCAATGGCAACCAAACCCCAACCTTGTTAAACATCACTTTATCTCTCCTTCCATCACATTTCCCAACCCCTTTAAATCCATCATCAACACTCGCTCTCGCAAACTCTCTTCTTTCGCCGCTTCTCATCAATTTAAACAG AGTTGCTGTAAGAATGAATCAAGTGGGTCCATTGTTGGGGATTTACTGGATTATCTTAACGAGTCTTGGACCCAGTTTCATGCTACTG CTGAAGCAAAGAGGCAACTGCTTTCTGCTGGCTTCGACTTGCTGGATGAGAGTGAAGAATGGGACCTAAAGCCTGGTGGTCGATACTTTTTCACAAGAAATATGTCTTCTTTGGTTGCTTTTGCTGTAGGTGAAAA GTACAGCCCAGGCAATGGATTTCATGTTATTGCAGCCCATACTGACAGCCCTTGTTTAAAACTAAAACCAATATCAGCATCGTCAAAAGCAGGCTATCAAATGGTTAATGTGCAGACCTATGGaggtggtttgtggcacacttgGTTTGACAGAGACTTAAGTGTAGCGGGAAGGGTTATACTGAGAAGTGTTGATGGTTCCTTCAGTCATCGACTTGTGAAAGTTACGAGACCTTTGTTGCGTGTACCTACATTGGCCATTCATCTCGATCG AACAATAAATCAAGATGGCTTTAAGCCTAATCTAGAAACACAACTCGTTCCACTGCTGTCCACAAGATTTGAGGACTTACAATCAGAGTCAACAAACAAAGATTCTATATCACCTTCAAAAGCCTGGCACCATCCAGAGCTTCTCAAG GTTCTGTCAGACGAGCTGGATTGCAACGTTGATGACATAATCACCATTGAGCTTAATGTTTGTGATACGCAACCTAGCTGTCTGGGTGGCTTAAATAATGAGTTTATATTTTCTGGAAGACTAGACAATCTTGCGTCTAGTTTCTGTGCACTGAGAGCGCTTGTTGACTCTTCTTCATCTCCTGAAGATTTATCCAATGAAGATACCGTACGAATGGTTGCTTTATTCGACAATGAAGAG GTGGGGTCAAACTCAATTCAGGGCGCTGGTGCACCAACCATATTCCAAGCTATAAGACGCATAATTAGCTGCTTGGCAGATGACAAAGTTAGTGAAGGAGTTGTGGAACGAGTAATTCGGCAATCATTTTTAG TTTCTGCTGACATGGCTCATGGAGTTCACCCGAATTTCATGGACAAACATGAAGAAAACCATCGGCCAAAATTGCAGAAGGGGCTCGTAATCAAACACAATGCCAATCAGCGTTATGCTACCAGTGGAGTGACGGCTTTTCTTTTTAAAGAAGTTGCAAAAGTCCACAACTTACCTACCCAG GAATTTGTGGTGAGAAACGACATGGGGTGTGGATCCACCATTGGCCCAATACTCGCTACTGGTGTGGGGATCCGAACTGTTGATTGCGGCATCGCCCAGCTTTCCATGCACAG